One Setaria italica strain Yugu1 chromosome I, Setaria_italica_v2.0, whole genome shotgun sequence DNA window includes the following coding sequences:
- the LOC101774771 gene encoding ATP synthase delta chain, chloroplastic — protein MAALRLASFTLRPAAAAASHSSVAAAPRSSASFARAARGLPSLRLAPPRRRGDLARPRAAADAAAESYATALSEVAAENGTLEQTVSDLEKLEKIFADEAVAEFFDNPTVPREEKTQLIDEIAKSSELQPHVVNFLNVVVDNFRAAIVPQIVAEFENVYNALTGTEVATVTSVVQLESQDLAQIAQHVQKMTGAQNVRLKTQLNPELIAGFTVQYGRDGSNLIDMSVRKQIEEIASEFELPSVPLEV, from the coding sequence ATGgccgcgctccgcctcgcctccttcaccctccgcccggccgccgccgcggcgtcccactcctccgtcgcggcggcgccccgGTCCTCCGCATCCTTCGCCCGCGCGGCGCGGGGGCTCCCCTCGCTCCGCCTGgcaccgccccgccgccgcggggaccTCGCCAggccccgcgccgcggccgacgccgcggccgagAGCTACGCGACCGCGCTGTCCGAGGTGGCCGCCGAGAACGGCACACTCGAGCAGACGGTATCCGACCTCGAGAAGCTGGAGAAGATCTTCGCCGACGAGGCCGTCGCCGAGTTCTTCGACAACCCCACCGTGCCCCGCGAGGAGAAGACCCAGCTCATCGACGAGATCGCCAAGTCGTCCGAGCTGCAGCCCCACGTCGTCAACTTCCTCAACGTCGTCGTCGACAACTTCCGCGCGGCCATCGTGCCGCAGATCGTCGCCGAGTTCGAGAACGTCTACAACGCGCTCACGGGCACCGAGGTCGCCACCGTCACCTCCGTCGTGCAGCTCGAGTCGCAGGACCTCGCGCAGATCGCGCAGCACGTGCAGAAGATGACCGGCGCGCAGAACGTCCGCCTCAAGACGCAGCTCAACCCGGAGCTCATCGCCGGCTTCACCGTGCAGTACGGGCGCGACGGCTCCAACCTCATCGACATGAGCGTCCGGAAGCAGATTGAGGAGATCGCGTCAGAGTTCGAGTTGCCCTCCGTCCCTCTCGAAGTCTGA